The proteins below are encoded in one region of Megalops cyprinoides isolate fMegCyp1 chromosome 14, fMegCyp1.pri, whole genome shotgun sequence:
- the gpm6bb gene encoding glycoprotein M6Bb isoform X1 — METTPEENQDQNQDTKGCFECCIKCLGGVPYASLVATILCFSGVALFCGCGHVALTGTVTILENHFSKITSDHAVLTDVIQLMQYIIYGIASFFFLYGIILLAEGFYTTSAVKELHSEFKTTICGRCISGMFVFLTYILGVAWLGVFGFSAVPVFLFYNMWSTCAALRSPVANITSLDSICVDVRQYGIIPWNAVPGKACGSTLGDICNTSEFYLSYHLYIVACAGAGATVIALIHFLMILSANWAYLKDASHMHAYQDIKTREEQELQDIQSRSKECLNSYS; from the exons ATGGAAACTACACCAGAGGAGAACCAAGACCAGAACCAAGACACAAAAG GTTGCTTTGAATGCTGCATCAAGTGTTTGGGCGGGGTCCCCTATGCCTCGCTGGTGGCCACCATCCTCTGCTTCTCGGGCGTGGCACTCTTCTGCGGGTGTGGCCACGTGGCTCTGACAGGCACGGTCACCATCCTGGAAAACCACTTCTCCAAGATCACCAGTGACCACGCCGTACTAACTGATGT AATACAGCTGATGCAGTATATTATCTATGGGATCGcctccttcttcttcctgtACGGCATCATTCTGCTGGCTGAGGGCTTCTACACCACCAGCGCCGTCAAAGAGCTGCACAGCGAGTTCAAGACCACCATCTGCGGACGCTGCATCAGTGGAATG TTTGTGTTCCTGACCTACATCCTGGGAGTGGCCTGGCTGGGCGTGTTTGGTTTCTCTGCCGttcctgtcttcctcttctACAACATGTGGTCCACCTGTGCCGCCCTGAGGTCGCCTGTGGCCAACATCACCTCTCTGGACTCCATCTGCGTGGACGTCCGTCAGTATG GTATTATCCCTTGGAATGCAGTACCCGGGAAAGCCTGTGGATCCACACTGGGTGATATCTGTAACACTAGCGAG TTCTACCTGTCTTACCATCTGTACATCGTGGCATGCGCCGGCGCAGGTGCTACTGTCATTGCACTG ATCCACTTCCTCATGATTCTCTCAGCCAATTGGGCCTACCTAAAGGACGCGAGTCACATGCATGCGTACCAAGACATCAAAAccagggaggagcaggagctgcaAGACATCCAGTCCCGCTCAAAGGAATGTCTCAATTCCTATTCATAA
- the gpm6bb gene encoding glycoprotein M6Bb isoform X3, translating to METTPEENQDQNQDTKGCFECCIKCLGGVPYASLVATILCFSGVALFCGCGHVALTGTVTILENHFSKITSDHAVLTDVIQLMQYIIYGIASFFFLYGIILLAEGFYTTSAVKELHSEFKTTICGRCISGMFVFLTYILGVAWLGVFGFSAVPVFLFYNMWSTCAALRSPVANITSLDSICVDVRQYGIIPWNAVPGKACGSTLGDICNTSEFYLSYHLYIVACAGAGATVIALLIYMMATTYNYAVLKFKSREDCCTKF from the exons ATGGAAACTACACCAGAGGAGAACCAAGACCAGAACCAAGACACAAAAG GTTGCTTTGAATGCTGCATCAAGTGTTTGGGCGGGGTCCCCTATGCCTCGCTGGTGGCCACCATCCTCTGCTTCTCGGGCGTGGCACTCTTCTGCGGGTGTGGCCACGTGGCTCTGACAGGCACGGTCACCATCCTGGAAAACCACTTCTCCAAGATCACCAGTGACCACGCCGTACTAACTGATGT AATACAGCTGATGCAGTATATTATCTATGGGATCGcctccttcttcttcctgtACGGCATCATTCTGCTGGCTGAGGGCTTCTACACCACCAGCGCCGTCAAAGAGCTGCACAGCGAGTTCAAGACCACCATCTGCGGACGCTGCATCAGTGGAATG TTTGTGTTCCTGACCTACATCCTGGGAGTGGCCTGGCTGGGCGTGTTTGGTTTCTCTGCCGttcctgtcttcctcttctACAACATGTGGTCCACCTGTGCCGCCCTGAGGTCGCCTGTGGCCAACATCACCTCTCTGGACTCCATCTGCGTGGACGTCCGTCAGTATG GTATTATCCCTTGGAATGCAGTACCCGGGAAAGCCTGTGGATCCACACTGGGTGATATCTGTAACACTAGCGAG TTCTACCTGTCTTACCATCTGTACATCGTGGCATGCGCCGGCGCAGGTGCTACTGTCATTGCACTG CTGATCTACATGATGGCTACCACTTATAACTATGCCGTTTTGAAGTTTAAGAGTCGGGAAGACTGCTGCACTAAGTTTTAA
- the gpm6bb gene encoding glycoprotein M6Bb isoform X2 — translation MGCFECCIKCLGGVPYASLVATILCFSGVALFCGCGHVALTGTVTILENHFSKITSDHAVLTDVIQLMQYIIYGIASFFFLYGIILLAEGFYTTSAVKELHSEFKTTICGRCISGMFVFLTYILGVAWLGVFGFSAVPVFLFYNMWSTCAALRSPVANITSLDSICVDVRQYGIIPWNAVPGKACGSTLGDICNTSEFYLSYHLYIVACAGAGATVIALIHFLMILSANWAYLKDASHMHAYQDIKTREEQELQDIQSRSKECLNSYS, via the exons GTTGCTTTGAATGCTGCATCAAGTGTTTGGGCGGGGTCCCCTATGCCTCGCTGGTGGCCACCATCCTCTGCTTCTCGGGCGTGGCACTCTTCTGCGGGTGTGGCCACGTGGCTCTGACAGGCACGGTCACCATCCTGGAAAACCACTTCTCCAAGATCACCAGTGACCACGCCGTACTAACTGATGT AATACAGCTGATGCAGTATATTATCTATGGGATCGcctccttcttcttcctgtACGGCATCATTCTGCTGGCTGAGGGCTTCTACACCACCAGCGCCGTCAAAGAGCTGCACAGCGAGTTCAAGACCACCATCTGCGGACGCTGCATCAGTGGAATG TTTGTGTTCCTGACCTACATCCTGGGAGTGGCCTGGCTGGGCGTGTTTGGTTTCTCTGCCGttcctgtcttcctcttctACAACATGTGGTCCACCTGTGCCGCCCTGAGGTCGCCTGTGGCCAACATCACCTCTCTGGACTCCATCTGCGTGGACGTCCGTCAGTATG GTATTATCCCTTGGAATGCAGTACCCGGGAAAGCCTGTGGATCCACACTGGGTGATATCTGTAACACTAGCGAG TTCTACCTGTCTTACCATCTGTACATCGTGGCATGCGCCGGCGCAGGTGCTACTGTCATTGCACTG ATCCACTTCCTCATGATTCTCTCAGCCAATTGGGCCTACCTAAAGGACGCGAGTCACATGCATGCGTACCAAGACATCAAAAccagggaggagcaggagctgcaAGACATCCAGTCCCGCTCAAAGGAATGTCTCAATTCCTATTCATAA